Proteins from a genomic interval of Helicoverpa armigera isolate CAAS_96S chromosome 9, ASM3070526v1, whole genome shotgun sequence:
- the LOC110372619 gene encoding gametogenetin-binding protein 2-like isoform X2, producing the protein MIMDLNTMGLICDNPQVKGREYEEFMRKYRILTTDELKAALRVDASDIFNVLNQSIPCVGCRRSVERLFYQLCKSGHPTLDPLVLTPDEIMTIREDKIIHPQSLATLLNGHSSGIECLILSQPRWKKSQRCTLHSLEAGTARGWGGQGAGAGGAGGAAGAAPCGWGWAAWGWGGRAAWRAAWDAMRASARDHVTLVHFNTLHDTLHNYLRKHRFCADCKTKVLRAYQLLVEEKEPQKEKGYVGALYGGIKRCLLDKHLHLQAKTDYIAHLIARAEPELLGNHRERHAKTLEIAQEEVLICLGICIYERLQRISLRLREEEGTCQTLAAVAVEALYRKFETAVEHKTGVSKLQLLYDEITQEEQTRQQRKEQKKLKRRKKKERQAVESKCKEADSEEPDEKCQCEECLLEERDTPTDLLSPRDYINNQCYEASGDGCQSCQDDTTNKRRSPKKTGKKRTKNGNLSPNEHSQDCGYSSGNNGGCCETMSGSSSLMSSPEGSEVACSEGFCNHERGDCLDKNDKTLCSGFTLSLQEMLMDTCSSDEEQDTSYIPIEEVMEFKSRRNITEKRQELRQNLRQKFAQLCVNTPQAPPLLQKDKQPA; encoded by the exons GTGACAACCCACAAGTAAAAGGTCGCGAGTACGAAGAATTCATGCGCAAATATAGAATCCTAACGACGGACGAACTGAAAGCAGCGCTCAGAGTCGATGCTTCTGATATATTTAATGTACTAAATCAAAGCATTCCTTGTGTAGGCTGTAGAAGAAG tGTGGAACGCCTTTTTTATCAGCTATGTAAATCAGGACATCCCACATTGGATCCATTGGTGCTGACACCAGATGAGATTATGACTATTAGAGAAGACAAAATAATACATCCACAGTCCCTAGCCACATTATTAAACGGTCACAG TTCGGGCATCGAGTGTCTAATTCTCAGTCAGCCACGATGGAAGAAGTCCCAGCGATGTACGCTACATTCGCTGGAGGCGGGCACAGCCCGCGGCTGGGGCGGGcagggcgcgggcgcgggcggggcgggcggcgcggcgggggcGGCGCCGTGCGGCTGGGGCTGGGCGGCGTGGGGCTGGGGCGGCCGCGCGGCCTGGCGCGCCGCCTGGGACGCCATGCGAGCCTCCGCCCGCGACCACGTCACGCTCGTACACTTCAACACGCTACACGATACGCTCCATAACTATTTAAGAAAACACCGCTTCTGTGCTGATTGTAAAACTAAG GTACTGAGGGCTTATCAACTGTTAGTGGAAGAAAAAGAACCACAGAAGGAGAAGGGGTACGTTGGCGCACTGTACGGTGGAATCAAACGTTGCCTGCTCGACAAACACCTGCACCTGCAAGCTAAGACTGACTACATCGCGCACCTCATCGCTAGGGCGGAACCGGAACTGCTCGGCAACCATAGAGAGAGACATGCTAAGACACTGGAGATTGCACAAGAAGAG GTACTTATCTGTCTCGGTATATGTATTTACGAGCGACTGCAACGCATCTCCCTGAGGTTACGCGAAGAAGAAGGCACGTGTCAAACGCTCGCAGCCGTCGCAGTGGAAGCACTTTACCGCAAGTTTGAAACTGCTGTCGAACATAAAACCGGTGTGTCAAAACTGCAACTACTGTACGATGAAATCACTCAAGAGGAACAGACCAGGCAACAGAGGAAGGAACAGAAGAAACTCAAACGACGCAAGAAGAAGGAACGACAAGCCGTTGAGAGCAAGTGCAAA gaGGCTGATTCAGAGGAACCAGATGAAAAGTGCCAATGTGAGGAATGCCTGTTAGAAGAACGAGACACGCCGACTGATCTGCTTTCACCTCGCGATTATATCAATAACCAGTGTTACGAAGCCAGTGGAGACGGGTGCCAGTCGTGTCAGGACGATACTACGAACAAACGTCGCTCACCCAAAAAAACAGGCAAGAAACGAACTAAAAACGGTAACCTGTCGCCCAACGAGCATTCCCAAGACTGTGGCTATTCATCCGGGAACAATGGAGGTTGCTGTGAGACTATGTCGGGCTCTTCATCTCTCATGAGTTCCCCTGAAGGCTCAGAGGTGGCGTGTTCCGAAGGATTCTGTAATCACGAGAGGGGCGACTGTTTAGATAAGAACGATAAGACTTTGTGCTCAGGTTTTACACTTTCTCTACAAGAAATGTTAATG gataCGTGTTCATCAGACGAAGAACAGGATACCAGTTATATTCCTATAGAGGAAGTAATGGAATTTAAATCACGTAGGAACATAACAGAAAAAAGACAGGAGTTGCGACAGAACCTTCGGCAGAAATTCGCTCAGCTTTGTGTGAACACGCCGCAGGCGCCGCCGCTACTGCAGAAAGACAAGCAGCCCGCCTAA
- the LOC110372619 gene encoding gametogenetin-binding protein 2-like isoform X1, with product MAKLVDIYNSEKEPVIKRRQLPLTIYENLTMIMDLNTMGLICDNPQVKGREYEEFMRKYRILTTDELKAALRVDASDIFNVLNQSIPCVGCRRSVERLFYQLCKSGHPTLDPLVLTPDEIMTIREDKIIHPQSLATLLNGHSSGIECLILSQPRWKKSQRCTLHSLEAGTARGWGGQGAGAGGAGGAAGAAPCGWGWAAWGWGGRAAWRAAWDAMRASARDHVTLVHFNTLHDTLHNYLRKHRFCADCKTKVLRAYQLLVEEKEPQKEKGYVGALYGGIKRCLLDKHLHLQAKTDYIAHLIARAEPELLGNHRERHAKTLEIAQEEVLICLGICIYERLQRISLRLREEEGTCQTLAAVAVEALYRKFETAVEHKTGVSKLQLLYDEITQEEQTRQQRKEQKKLKRRKKKERQAVESKCKEADSEEPDEKCQCEECLLEERDTPTDLLSPRDYINNQCYEASGDGCQSCQDDTTNKRRSPKKTGKKRTKNGNLSPNEHSQDCGYSSGNNGGCCETMSGSSSLMSSPEGSEVACSEGFCNHERGDCLDKNDKTLCSGFTLSLQEMLMDTCSSDEEQDTSYIPIEEVMEFKSRRNITEKRQELRQNLRQKFAQLCVNTPQAPPLLQKDKQPA from the exons GTGACAACCCACAAGTAAAAGGTCGCGAGTACGAAGAATTCATGCGCAAATATAGAATCCTAACGACGGACGAACTGAAAGCAGCGCTCAGAGTCGATGCTTCTGATATATTTAATGTACTAAATCAAAGCATTCCTTGTGTAGGCTGTAGAAGAAG tGTGGAACGCCTTTTTTATCAGCTATGTAAATCAGGACATCCCACATTGGATCCATTGGTGCTGACACCAGATGAGATTATGACTATTAGAGAAGACAAAATAATACATCCACAGTCCCTAGCCACATTATTAAACGGTCACAG TTCGGGCATCGAGTGTCTAATTCTCAGTCAGCCACGATGGAAGAAGTCCCAGCGATGTACGCTACATTCGCTGGAGGCGGGCACAGCCCGCGGCTGGGGCGGGcagggcgcgggcgcgggcggggcgggcggcgcggcgggggcGGCGCCGTGCGGCTGGGGCTGGGCGGCGTGGGGCTGGGGCGGCCGCGCGGCCTGGCGCGCCGCCTGGGACGCCATGCGAGCCTCCGCCCGCGACCACGTCACGCTCGTACACTTCAACACGCTACACGATACGCTCCATAACTATTTAAGAAAACACCGCTTCTGTGCTGATTGTAAAACTAAG GTACTGAGGGCTTATCAACTGTTAGTGGAAGAAAAAGAACCACAGAAGGAGAAGGGGTACGTTGGCGCACTGTACGGTGGAATCAAACGTTGCCTGCTCGACAAACACCTGCACCTGCAAGCTAAGACTGACTACATCGCGCACCTCATCGCTAGGGCGGAACCGGAACTGCTCGGCAACCATAGAGAGAGACATGCTAAGACACTGGAGATTGCACAAGAAGAG GTACTTATCTGTCTCGGTATATGTATTTACGAGCGACTGCAACGCATCTCCCTGAGGTTACGCGAAGAAGAAGGCACGTGTCAAACGCTCGCAGCCGTCGCAGTGGAAGCACTTTACCGCAAGTTTGAAACTGCTGTCGAACATAAAACCGGTGTGTCAAAACTGCAACTACTGTACGATGAAATCACTCAAGAGGAACAGACCAGGCAACAGAGGAAGGAACAGAAGAAACTCAAACGACGCAAGAAGAAGGAACGACAAGCCGTTGAGAGCAAGTGCAAA gaGGCTGATTCAGAGGAACCAGATGAAAAGTGCCAATGTGAGGAATGCCTGTTAGAAGAACGAGACACGCCGACTGATCTGCTTTCACCTCGCGATTATATCAATAACCAGTGTTACGAAGCCAGTGGAGACGGGTGCCAGTCGTGTCAGGACGATACTACGAACAAACGTCGCTCACCCAAAAAAACAGGCAAGAAACGAACTAAAAACGGTAACCTGTCGCCCAACGAGCATTCCCAAGACTGTGGCTATTCATCCGGGAACAATGGAGGTTGCTGTGAGACTATGTCGGGCTCTTCATCTCTCATGAGTTCCCCTGAAGGCTCAGAGGTGGCGTGTTCCGAAGGATTCTGTAATCACGAGAGGGGCGACTGTTTAGATAAGAACGATAAGACTTTGTGCTCAGGTTTTACACTTTCTCTACAAGAAATGTTAATG gataCGTGTTCATCAGACGAAGAACAGGATACCAGTTATATTCCTATAGAGGAAGTAATGGAATTTAAATCACGTAGGAACATAACAGAAAAAAGACAGGAGTTGCGACAGAACCTTCGGCAGAAATTCGCTCAGCTTTGTGTGAACACGCCGCAGGCGCCGCCGCTACTGCAGAAAGACAAGCAGCCCGCCTAA